A DNA window from Bifidobacteriaceae bacterium contains the following coding sequences:
- a CDS encoding WhiB family transcriptional regulator encodes MPELFGGREDSGPLGWQQRALCPQTDPEAFFPEKGGSTREAKRICAACEVRAECLDYALANDERFGIWGGYSERERRRLKQRRAL; translated from the coding sequence GTGCCGGAGTTGTTCGGCGGCCGCGAGGATTCGGGGCCGCTGGGCTGGCAGCAGCGCGCGCTCTGCCCCCAAACCGACCCGGAGGCTTTCTTCCCCGAAAAGGGCGGCTCAACCAGGGAGGCCAAGCGGATCTGCGCGGCTTGCGAAGTGCGGGCCGAATGCCTTGACTACGCCTTGGCCAACGACGAACGGTTCGGCATTTGGGGAGGCTACTCAGAGCGCGAGCGGCGCCGCCTGAAACAGCGTCGAGCCTTGTGA
- the manA gene encoding mannose-6-phosphate isomerase, class I: MLRLDHVVRDYAWGSVDQVPRLLGFAPSGKPVAEVWLGAHATASALVGRGEDDAGVALRDVIARNPKACVGPDGGELPFLLKILGVAQALSLQVHPGGEQARAGFAREEAAGIPIGAPNRTYKDPNPKPEMVYALASFELLAGFRRPEDIRASLEPLAATSALARALAQALAPGRTGGLRRAVEIALTGEDAGPEAVEEFTAACRRQLAAPGDDPGPYALPVALSKGYPGDRGLAVVMMMTHVSLAPGEALYVPPGTLHAYLRGVAVEIMGPSDNVLRAGLTTKYADPARVATTIDWDSAGPTRPAVTRQGAVRLLRPPLRLFQLADIRVSGATEVPLAGPRIALALEGDVTAFTDLGSLHLARGQSLFAMASEGTMTLRGKSRVILAAPGMGPATWGLAKMTNL, from the coding sequence GTGTTGCGATTGGACCACGTTGTGCGCGACTACGCCTGGGGTTCGGTGGACCAAGTGCCGCGCCTGTTGGGGTTCGCGCCGTCCGGCAAACCGGTGGCGGAAGTTTGGCTCGGGGCGCACGCAACCGCCTCCGCTCTGGTGGGGCGCGGGGAGGACGACGCGGGCGTGGCCCTGCGGGACGTGATCGCCCGCAACCCCAAGGCGTGCGTGGGGCCAGACGGCGGCGAATTGCCATTTCTGCTCAAGATCCTGGGGGTGGCCCAGGCGCTGTCCCTGCAGGTTCATCCCGGCGGGGAGCAGGCGCGGGCCGGGTTCGCCCGCGAGGAGGCCGCCGGCATCCCCATCGGCGCGCCGAACCGCACCTACAAGGATCCGAACCCCAAGCCGGAGATGGTTTACGCGCTGGCGTCTTTCGAGCTGCTGGCCGGCTTTCGCCGGCCGGAGGACATCCGGGCCTCGCTTGAGCCGCTGGCCGCGACCTCGGCGTTGGCGCGGGCGTTGGCCCAGGCCCTGGCGCCGGGTCGCACGGGCGGATTGCGCCGGGCCGTCGAAATCGCGTTGACCGGCGAAGACGCGGGACCCGAGGCGGTTGAGGAGTTCACCGCCGCGTGCCGGCGCCAACTCGCGGCGCCGGGGGACGACCCGGGCCCCTACGCTTTGCCGGTCGCGCTGTCCAAGGGTTACCCCGGCGACCGCGGGCTGGCGGTGGTCATGATGATGACCCATGTCTCGCTGGCCCCCGGCGAGGCGCTGTACGTGCCCCCCGGAACCCTGCACGCCTACCTGCGGGGCGTGGCGGTGGAGATCATGGGGCCCTCGGACAACGTGCTGCGGGCCGGATTGACGACCAAGTACGCCGACCCGGCGCGAGTGGCGACCACCATCGACTGGGATTCGGCCGGGCCGACCCGGCCGGCCGTCACCCGCCAAGGCGCGGTCCGGCTGCTGCGGCCGCCGCTGCGGTTGTTCCAACTGGCGGACATCCGGGTGTCCGGCGCCACGGAGGTGCCGCTTGCCGGGCCCCGGATCGCCCTGGCCCTGGAGGGGGATGTGACGGCGTTCACCGACTTGGGCTCGCTGCACTTGGCGCGCGGACAGTCCCTGTTCGCCATGGCCTCAGAGGGGACCATGACTTTGCGGGGCAAGAGCCGGGTCATTTTGGCGGCTCCCGGAATGGGACCTGCGACCTGGGGACTTGCGAAGATGACAAACCTGTAA
- a CDS encoding ABC transporter permease, with protein sequence MDSPSRPAPLSTADAAALASRYGLRKLGARPRLGAYTASIWRRRDFTWELARSDAYGKNQGSYLGQLWGVLKPLLQVGVFYVVFGMMIPEASRGVEDFLSYLVIGTFLFEFMASGLNNGGRAIASKVKLVRALEFPRAVLPISVTLTEMIMMWPALAIMLVIVTAKGHAPAWSWLMLAPAVALIYMFVLGCGFFLARVVSATPDLGNLVPILTQLARYVAGVFFSLEVLAAGFGVLGLIAVYEPFALYLRLARSAILPDVTAGPLDWGLGLAYSAAALISGYVFFWLAEARYGRD encoded by the coding sequence GTGGACTCACCTTCGCGGCCGGCGCCGTTGTCTACCGCCGATGCCGCCGCGCTGGCCTCGCGTTACGGCTTGCGCAAGTTGGGCGCCCGGCCGCGTTTGGGCGCGTACACCGCGTCCATCTGGCGGCGCCGCGACTTCACCTGGGAGTTGGCCCGGTCGGACGCCTACGGCAAGAACCAGGGCTCCTACCTGGGGCAGTTGTGGGGCGTGCTGAAGCCGCTTCTGCAGGTCGGCGTTTTCTACGTTGTTTTCGGGATGATGATCCCCGAGGCGTCCCGCGGCGTGGAGGACTTCCTCTCCTACCTGGTGATAGGCACCTTCCTGTTCGAGTTCATGGCATCCGGGCTGAACAACGGCGGGCGGGCAATCGCCTCCAAGGTCAAGCTGGTCCGGGCGCTGGAGTTCCCGCGCGCGGTCCTGCCCATCTCGGTGACCCTGACCGAGATGATCATGATGTGGCCGGCCCTCGCCATCATGCTGGTCATAGTGACGGCCAAAGGCCACGCGCCGGCCTGGTCGTGGCTCATGCTGGCGCCCGCGGTGGCCCTGATCTACATGTTCGTGTTGGGTTGCGGCTTCTTCCTGGCCCGGGTCGTCTCGGCGACTCCGGACCTCGGCAACCTGGTGCCGATCCTCACCCAATTGGCCCGCTACGTGGCGGGCGTGTTCTTCTCCTTGGAGGTCTTGGCGGCCGGTTTCGGCGTGCTCGGCCTGATCGCCGTCTACGAGCCGTTCGCCCTCTACCTGCGGTTGGCCCGTTCGGCGATCCTCCCGGACGTGACGGCCGGGCCGCTCGACTGGGGACTGGGCCTGGCCTATTCGGCCGCGGCCCTGATCTCCGGATACGTCTTCTTCTGGTTGGCGGAGGCGCGCTATGGCCGGGACTGA
- a CDS encoding ABC transporter ATP-binding protein: protein MAGTDDIDFSLDQDAFAGGLPAGSGRAGARRGHRPGSGGTGADGGGEYGAGADGIGVPTMVVDRVHVRYRVFGGRKLGASTGYKPSLYRRLFNRAAGAVGSVSEIHAVRGVSFVAHEGESIGIVGRNGAGKTTLLRAIAGLMPYSDGAVYAGGQCALLGVNAALLTALTGERNIMLGGLALGLTRAQVRERFDSIVEFAGIGEFVHLPMNAYSSGMASRLRFAISTSKVPDILMIDEALSTGDAEFQRRSRDKILEVKDQAGTVFLVSHSAKAVEAMCERALWLEKGELVMDGPVGEVLDAYKAGRPPAAEAAEDVTANEEAGNE, encoded by the coding sequence ATGGCCGGGACTGACGACATTGACTTCTCGCTGGACCAGGACGCCTTCGCGGGCGGCTTGCCGGCGGGAAGCGGGCGGGCGGGCGCGCGGCGGGGGCACCGGCCTGGCTCTGGCGGTACCGGCGCGGACGGTGGCGGCGAGTACGGCGCTGGGGCGGACGGCATCGGCGTCCCCACCATGGTGGTGGACCGGGTCCATGTGCGCTACCGGGTCTTCGGCGGCCGCAAACTGGGCGCCTCGACCGGCTACAAGCCCTCGTTGTACCGGCGGCTGTTCAACCGCGCGGCGGGCGCCGTCGGCTCGGTCAGCGAGATCCACGCCGTGAGGGGCGTCTCGTTTGTGGCCCACGAGGGCGAGTCGATCGGCATTGTGGGCCGCAACGGCGCCGGCAAAACCACGCTGCTGCGGGCGATCGCGGGGCTCATGCCCTACTCGGACGGCGCGGTCTACGCCGGCGGCCAATGCGCCCTGTTGGGCGTCAACGCGGCCCTGCTGACCGCCCTGACCGGGGAGAGGAACATCATGCTGGGCGGGCTGGCGTTGGGGTTGACCAGGGCCCAGGTGCGCGAGCGCTTCGACTCGATTGTCGAGTTCGCCGGCATTGGGGAATTCGTTCATCTGCCCATGAACGCTTATTCTTCCGGCATGGCTTCCCGGCTGCGCTTTGCGATCTCGACCTCGAAGGTGCCGGACATCTTGATGATCGACGAGGCCCTGTCCACCGGCGACGCCGAGTTCCAGCGCCGCTCCCGCGACAAGATCTTGGAGGTCAAGGACCAAGCGGGCACCGTGTTCCTGGTGTCGCACTCCGCGAAAGCGGTCGAGGCGATGTGCGAGCGGGCGCTCTGGCTGGAGAAGGGGGAACTCGTCATGGATGGACCGGTGGGCGAGGTGTTGGACGCCTACAAGGCCGGCCGGCCGCCGGCGGCGGAGGCTGCGGAAGACGTCACGGCAAACGAGGAGGCTGGCAATGAGTGA
- a CDS encoding FAD-dependent oxidoreductase, giving the protein MRKTSRQTRRLAMSDLVVVGAGPFGLTVARLMAERGRHVAVVDRRDHIGGNAYSSPDPNTGIEIHNYGAHIFHTANERVWEFLGRFTAWTGYEHRVFTRHRGEVYPLPINLGTINQFFRSALTPDEARQLIAEQAGAGGADGGTGGDPAGGGGAEGAGGERTASGKSLRDKGISLIGRPLYEAFIQDYTAKQWQTPAEQLPASVINRLPVRYNYDSRYFSDPHQGLPVDGYTALWERLADHPAIDVVLGRDFLDPAADPVPGLSRAACVGQVPVVFTGPIDRYFDYAAGPLGWRTLDFDWRHPATGDFQGCSVMNYADLGDPWTRIIEFRHFHPERDYPADKTVIAREYSRLAQAGDEPYYPINTPQDRSRLERYRALADQTPGVWFGGRLGRYQYLDMDMAVAAAITLTAKL; this is encoded by the coding sequence CTGCGGAAGACGTCACGGCAAACGAGGAGGCTGGCAATGAGTGACCTGGTGGTGGTTGGCGCCGGACCGTTCGGGCTGACGGTCGCCCGGCTGATGGCGGAACGCGGCCGCCACGTCGCGGTGGTGGACCGCCGCGACCACATTGGCGGCAACGCCTATTCCTCGCCGGACCCGAACACCGGCATTGAGATCCACAACTACGGGGCCCACATCTTCCACACCGCCAACGAGCGCGTCTGGGAGTTCCTGGGCCGCTTCACCGCCTGGACCGGCTACGAACACCGGGTCTTCACCCGCCACCGGGGCGAGGTCTACCCGCTGCCGATCAACTTGGGGACCATCAACCAGTTCTTCAGGTCCGCACTCACCCCGGACGAGGCGCGCCAACTGATCGCCGAGCAGGCGGGCGCGGGGGGCGCGGACGGCGGGACCGGCGGCGACCCGGCCGGCGGCGGGGGTGCGGAGGGTGCTGGGGGCGAGCGGACGGCATCGGGCAAATCGCTTCGGGACAAAGGCATCTCGCTGATCGGGCGGCCGCTCTACGAGGCCTTCATCCAGGACTACACCGCCAAACAGTGGCAGACGCCGGCGGAGCAGTTGCCGGCCTCGGTCATCAACCGGCTGCCGGTGCGGTACAACTACGACTCGCGCTACTTCTCCGACCCGCACCAAGGCCTGCCCGTGGACGGCTACACGGCGCTGTGGGAGCGCCTCGCGGACCACCCGGCGATCGACGTGGTGCTGGGGCGGGACTTCCTAGACCCCGCCGCCGATCCCGTGCCGGGCCTCAGCCGCGCCGCTTGCGTTGGCCAGGTGCCCGTCGTGTTCACCGGGCCGATCGACCGCTACTTCGACTACGCGGCCGGGCCGCTGGGCTGGCGGACTCTGGACTTCGACTGGCGCCACCCCGCGACGGGCGACTTCCAAGGCTGCTCCGTGATGAACTACGCGGACCTGGGCGACCCTTGGACGCGGATCATCGAGTTCCGGCATTTCCACCCCGAACGGGACTACCCGGCGGACAAGACGGTCATCGCGCGCGAGTATTCGCGCCTGGCCCAGGCGGGCGACGAACCGTATTACCCGATCAACACGCCCCAGGACCGCTCCCGCCTGGAGCGCTACCGCGCGCTGGCGGACCAGACGCCGGGAGTCTGGTTCGGAGGCCGGCTGGGCCGTTACCAATACCTGGACATGGACATGGCGGTGGCCGCGGCCATCACGCTGACCGCGAAACTCTAG
- a CDS encoding DNA-3-methyladenine glycosylase translates to MADQFLSTDFFTRDVLDVAPGLLGAKLCRRRPDGRVERRRITEVEAYRGEEDTACHARAGRTKRTAVMYGPGGHAYVYLCYGIHHLLNVVTGGVGEPQAALVRGLEGASGPGRATGAMGIDLTLNGLLLEPESGLWLEPGAPPPRFEALPRVGIGYASPADQARPWRFLAASLSRAGEPRP, encoded by the coding sequence ATGGCGGATCAGTTCTTGAGCACCGACTTCTTCACCCGCGACGTCTTGGACGTCGCGCCGGGTCTGCTCGGGGCGAAACTCTGCCGGCGCAGGCCGGACGGCCGGGTCGAACGGCGCCGCATCACCGAGGTCGAGGCCTACCGGGGCGAGGAGGACACCGCCTGCCACGCCCGGGCCGGGCGGACCAAGCGGACGGCGGTCATGTACGGACCGGGCGGGCACGCGTACGTTTACCTTTGCTACGGCATCCACCATCTGCTGAACGTTGTCACCGGCGGGGTCGGCGAGCCGCAGGCCGCCCTTGTCCGGGGCTTGGAGGGCGCTTCAGGGCCCGGCAGGGCCACCGGGGCCATGGGCATAGACCTGACGCTAAACGGGCTGCTCCTGGAGCCGGAGAGCGGCCTCTGGCTGGAGCCCGGAGCGCCGCCTCCCCGCTTTGAGGCGCTGCCCCGTGTCGGGATTGGCTACGCCTCCCCCGCCGACCAGGCCCGCCCCTGGCGTTTTCTGGCCGCGAGCCTAAGCCGGGCCGGGGAACCGCGGCCGTAG
- a CDS encoding YibE/F family protein — translation MHVHSPTSLSVRSPRSVRIALGVVMGVLVAATGAGLAWLWPDRGALPERIAYLYETASWAYGTVVKVDPDPAPMVEDGEPAAVFVELPGEPEPQPIHLNPEVPPEDFSPGDRVKLMRLPAAEQNGSPYVFADFVRNWPMAILAGVFALLVFAVARWKGLAAIAGLVLSLLVIWQFLLPALIVGKNPLLAGLVTASAVMFIVVYLAHGISVKTTTALLGTFAGIAVVATLAWWAIPAAHLTPRTHEGMSQMASIAPAVDLRGVLLCGMVLAGVGVLNDVTITQASAVWELRAAEPAASRRRVFARGMRIGRDHIASTVYTIAFAYVGTALALLVLVNLYDHTPGDVLTFEEVAEELVRTLVASIGLVLAIPLTTAIGAALASPPSQTPSADGGPPNDGPLDGAPPDDAPLDGEDVEAGPAGREEPGRGSATPNARPTR, via the coding sequence ATGCACGTGCACAGCCCGACCAGCCTTTCAGTCCGTTCGCCCCGGTCGGTGCGGATCGCGCTCGGGGTGGTCATGGGCGTGCTGGTGGCGGCCACCGGAGCCGGGCTCGCCTGGCTGTGGCCGGACCGGGGCGCCCTGCCGGAGCGGATAGCGTATTTGTACGAGACGGCATCGTGGGCCTATGGAACCGTGGTGAAAGTGGATCCGGACCCGGCGCCGATGGTCGAGGACGGGGAGCCGGCGGCCGTCTTCGTCGAGCTGCCGGGCGAGCCCGAGCCGCAGCCGATCCACCTCAACCCCGAGGTGCCCCCGGAGGACTTCTCCCCCGGCGACCGCGTCAAGCTGATGCGCCTGCCCGCCGCAGAGCAAAACGGCTCCCCGTACGTCTTCGCGGACTTTGTGCGAAACTGGCCGATGGCCATCCTGGCCGGCGTGTTCGCCCTGTTGGTGTTCGCGGTGGCGCGCTGGAAGGGGCTGGCCGCCATTGCCGGCCTGGTGTTGTCGCTGCTGGTGATCTGGCAGTTCCTCTTGCCCGCCCTGATCGTGGGGAAAAACCCGCTGCTCGCGGGCCTGGTGACCGCGAGCGCCGTGATGTTCATCGTGGTGTACCTGGCGCACGGGATCTCCGTTAAGACGACCACGGCCCTGCTGGGCACCTTCGCGGGGATCGCCGTGGTGGCGACCCTCGCCTGGTGGGCCATCCCGGCCGCGCACCTGACACCCCGCACGCATGAGGGCATGAGCCAGATGGCGTCCATCGCCCCGGCGGTGGACCTGCGCGGCGTGCTCCTGTGCGGCATGGTGCTCGCCGGGGTCGGGGTCCTCAACGACGTCACGATCACGCAGGCCTCGGCGGTGTGGGAGCTCCGCGCGGCCGAACCCGCGGCCAGTCGCCGCCGCGTCTTTGCGCGCGGCATGAGGATTGGGCGTGACCACATCGCCTCCACGGTCTACACAATCGCCTTCGCGTATGTCGGCACGGCCTTGGCGCTGTTGGTGCTGGTCAACCTCTACGACCACACGCCCGGCGACGTGCTGACCTTCGAGGAGGTCGCGGAGGAGTTGGTCCGCACGCTGGTCGCCTCGATCGGGCTGGTCCTGGCCATCCCTTTGACGACGGCGATCGGGGCGGCGTTGGCCTCGCCGCCTTCGCAGACGCCATCGGCTGACGGCGGGCCGCCGAATGACGGGCCGCTAGATGGGGCGCCGCCCGATGACGCCCCGCTTGACGGCGAAGATGTCGAGGCCGGGCCGGCGGGGCGAGAGGAACCGGGTCGGGGTTCCGCGACACCCAACGCACGGCCAACTCGCTGA
- a CDS encoding ribbon-helix-helix domain-containing protein, translating into MATAPPNAQRFTHKTITVPTDLLEDVDQIVGGGNLSAFVSDALRQAVQSHHRREILAEYEAEHGLVPAEEVAALAQELASA; encoded by the coding sequence GTGGCCACCGCACCGCCGAACGCTCAACGCTTCACGCACAAGACCATCACCGTGCCGACCGACCTGCTGGAAGACGTGGACCAGATTGTCGGCGGCGGGAATCTGTCCGCGTTCGTCTCGGACGCCTTGCGGCAGGCCGTCCAGTCGCATCACCGCCGCGAGATTCTGGCCGAATACGAGGCCGAACACGGACTGGTCCCAGCCGAAGAGGTGGCGGCGTTGGCCCAGGAGCTGGCCTCCGCGTGA
- a CDS encoding PIN domain-containing protein — protein MTPPVLVLDSHGFAALARPTDRGARLLAAAELNGQRIAVPAVVLAETISGRAEDAVYWRALKGMTVCDTTARIAARAGELRTAAARARRKKRDLTVDAIVASTAYDLAPAIILTGDPGDMCLLTQARPAKIIPV, from the coding sequence GTGACGCCGCCCGTCCTGGTCCTCGACTCGCACGGCTTCGCCGCCCTAGCGCGGCCCACCGACCGAGGTGCGCGCCTGCTGGCCGCCGCCGAATTGAATGGGCAAAGGATCGCGGTGCCGGCTGTCGTCTTGGCGGAGACGATCAGCGGGCGGGCGGAAGACGCCGTTTACTGGCGGGCTCTCAAAGGCATGACCGTCTGCGACACCACCGCCCGCATTGCCGCCCGGGCCGGCGAGCTCAGAACCGCCGCGGCCCGGGCGCGCCGCAAGAAGCGCGACTTGACCGTCGACGCCATCGTCGCCTCGACTGCCTACGACCTGGCGCCGGCCATAATCCTCACCGGAGACCCAGGCGACATGTGCCTGCTCACCCAAGCGCGACCCGCCAAGATCATCCCGGTGTGA
- the nrdF gene encoding class 1b ribonucleoside-diphosphate reductase subunit beta — protein sequence MSVVEPAPATGGLGRPVEAVDWNRIEDEVDLAVWERLTGNFWLPEKVPLSNDLPSWQTLSPAERELTNRVFAGLTLLDTIQGTVGAVSLIGDSLTPHEAAVYTNIAFMESVHAKSYSSIFSTLCSTPEIDQAFAWSRENVFLQRKASIVLGRYNGDDPLARKVASTLLESFLFYSGFYLPLYWSSRAKLTNTADVIRLIIRDEAVHGYYIGYKFQRGLALAGEGRRAELTDLAFDLLADLYDNEVDYTTDLYGRVGLVEDVTRFLRYNANKALMNLGFEALFPADETRADPAVLSALAPGADENHDFFSGSGSSYVIGRTVPTEDSDWSF from the coding sequence ATGTCTGTTGTGGAGCCCGCGCCGGCCACGGGCGGCCTGGGCCGCCCCGTCGAGGCCGTCGACTGGAACCGGATCGAAGACGAAGTCGACCTGGCGGTCTGGGAGCGTCTGACCGGGAACTTTTGGCTGCCGGAGAAGGTGCCGTTGTCCAACGATCTGCCGTCCTGGCAGACGCTGAGCCCTGCGGAGCGGGAGTTGACGAACCGGGTGTTCGCGGGGTTGACGCTGCTTGACACCATCCAGGGGACGGTCGGGGCGGTCTCCCTGATCGGGGACTCGCTGACCCCGCATGAGGCGGCCGTGTACACGAACATCGCGTTCATGGAGTCGGTCCACGCCAAGTCGTATTCCTCGATCTTCTCCACGCTTTGCTCCACCCCTGAGATCGATCAGGCGTTCGCGTGGTCGCGGGAGAACGTGTTTCTGCAGCGCAAGGCGTCGATCGTACTGGGGCGGTACAACGGGGACGACCCGCTGGCGAGGAAGGTCGCCTCGACCCTGCTCGAGTCGTTCCTCTTCTACTCCGGGTTCTACCTGCCTTTGTATTGGTCCTCGCGGGCCAAGCTGACCAACACGGCGGACGTGATCCGGCTGATCATCCGGGACGAGGCGGTCCACGGCTACTACATCGGCTACAAGTTCCAGCGGGGTCTGGCCCTGGCGGGCGAGGGCCGGCGCGCGGAATTGACCGACCTCGCGTTCGACCTGCTGGCGGACCTCTACGACAACGAGGTGGATTACACCACCGACCTCTACGGCCGGGTGGGGCTGGTCGAGGACGTCACCCGATTCTTGCGCTACAACGCCAACAAGGCGTTGATGAACCTGGGCTTCGAGGCGCTCTTCCCGGCCGACGAGACCCGTGCCGACCCGGCTGTCTTGTCGGCCTTGGCCCCCGGCGCGGACGAGAACCACGACTTCTTCTCCGGCTCCGGCTCCTCCTACGTCATCGGCCGCACAGTCCCCACTGAAGACTCCGACTGGTCCTTCTGA
- the nrdE gene encoding class 1b ribonucleoside-diphosphate reductase subunit alpha, which translates to MTGQLLQTAPEGGAQTADDYRSLNAMLNIYGPDGRIQFEADRAAVREYFRRHVVPNTVQFDSLGVKLRHLVENDYYEPETFEPYTTEFVERLFAQAAAYRFRFPTFMGAYKFYQSYALKTFDGKRYLEGFEDRVCMVALTLARGDEALATGLVEEIITGRFQPATPTFLNAGKRQRGESVSCFLIRLEDTMESIARGINAALQLSKRGGGVSLLLSNLREAGAPIKKIENQSSGVVPVMKLLEDSFSYANQLGARQGAGAVYLSAHHPDIMRFLDTKRENADEKIRIKTLSLGVVIPDVTFELAKRNQPMFLFSPYDVERVYGRPFADVGVTEHYEEMAADPRIRKTQIDARGFFQTLAEIQFESGYPYLLFEDTATRANPLPGRITHSNLCSEILQISTPSSYNEDLSYREVGKDICCNLGSLNIAAAVDSPDLGRTVEIAVRALTAVSEGAQIGSVPSVERGNRASHGIGLGQMNLHGFLGRERIHYGSPEAIDFTDVYFGAVAYHALRASNRLAIERGAAFEDFASSSYATGRFFDQYVDGPVAAVPATPRVAELLAVKSWRPPTREDWLDLRESVMRHGLFNAYLQAVPPTGSISYINNSTASIHPVAARIEIRKEGKIGRVYYPAPHMDHSNLEYFEDAYAIGPEKIIDTYAAASRHVDQGLSLTLFFPADATTRDINRAQIYAWSKGIKTIYYVRLRQEALEGTEVEGCVSCAL; encoded by the coding sequence ATGACGGGACAATTGTTGCAAACGGCGCCGGAGGGCGGCGCCCAAACGGCCGACGATTACCGCTCGCTCAACGCGATGCTGAACATCTACGGCCCTGACGGACGCATTCAATTCGAAGCGGACCGCGCGGCGGTGCGCGAATACTTCCGCCGCCATGTTGTCCCGAACACGGTCCAATTCGACTCGCTCGGAGTCAAACTGCGCCACCTGGTGGAAAACGACTACTACGAGCCGGAGACGTTCGAACCGTACACAACCGAATTTGTCGAGCGGCTGTTCGCCCAGGCGGCGGCTTATCGGTTCCGGTTCCCCACTTTCATGGGCGCGTACAAGTTCTACCAGTCCTACGCGCTGAAAACCTTCGACGGGAAACGGTACCTGGAAGGCTTCGAGGACCGGGTCTGCATGGTGGCGCTGACCCTGGCGCGCGGCGACGAGGCGTTGGCGACCGGCCTGGTCGAGGAAATCATCACCGGCCGTTTCCAGCCCGCCACGCCCACCTTTCTGAACGCGGGCAAGAGGCAGCGCGGCGAATCAGTCTCCTGCTTCCTGATCCGCTTGGAAGACACCATGGAGTCGATCGCGCGCGGCATCAACGCCGCGCTCCAACTCTCCAAACGCGGCGGGGGAGTCTCCCTGCTGCTCTCCAACCTGCGGGAAGCCGGGGCTCCGATCAAGAAGATCGAGAACCAGTCGTCCGGGGTGGTGCCGGTGATGAAACTGCTGGAGGACTCCTTCTCCTACGCCAACCAACTGGGCGCGCGCCAAGGGGCGGGCGCGGTCTACCTGTCCGCGCACCACCCGGACATCATGCGCTTCCTGGACACCAAGCGGGAAAACGCGGACGAGAAGATCCGCATCAAAACCCTTTCCCTGGGCGTGGTCATCCCGGACGTCACCTTCGAATTGGCCAAGCGGAACCAGCCCATGTTCCTCTTCTCGCCGTATGACGTGGAGCGGGTCTACGGGCGGCCGTTCGCGGACGTCGGCGTGACCGAACACTATGAGGAAATGGCGGCCGACCCGCGCATCCGGAAAACCCAGATCGACGCGCGCGGGTTCTTCCAGACCCTGGCCGAAATCCAATTCGAGTCGGGTTATCCGTACCTCCTTTTCGAGGACACCGCGACCCGCGCGAATCCGCTGCCCGGCCGCATCACGCATTCCAACCTGTGCTCGGAGATCCTCCAAATCTCGACCCCGTCCAGCTACAACGAGGACCTTTCCTACCGCGAGGTCGGGAAAGACATTTGCTGCAACCTGGGCTCGTTGAACATCGCGGCGGCGGTCGACTCGCCGGATTTGGGCCGGACCGTCGAAATCGCCGTGCGGGCGCTGACCGCCGTGTCGGAAGGCGCCCAAATCGGCTCCGTGCCCTCGGTGGAGCGGGGCAACCGGGCGTCGCACGGCATCGGGCTTGGGCAAATGAACCTCCACGGCTTCCTGGGCCGCGAGCGGATCCACTACGGCTCCCCGGAGGCGATCGACTTCACCGACGTGTACTTCGGCGCCGTCGCGTACCACGCCCTGCGGGCGTCCAACCGGCTGGCGATCGAGCGCGGCGCCGCCTTTGAGGACTTCGCCTCCTCCTCCTACGCGACCGGGCGGTTCTTCGACCAATACGTGGACGGTCCCGTCGCCGCCGTCCCGGCCACCCCTCGCGTCGCGGAGTTGCTGGCCGTCAAGTCCTGGCGGCCGCCCACGCGGGAAGACTGGCTGGACCTGCGGGAATCGGTGATGAGGCACGGCCTTTTCAACGCGTACCTCCAGGCCGTGCCGCCAACCGGGTCGATCTCCTACATCAACAACTCGACCGCGTCCATCCACCCCGTCGCGGCGCGGATCGAGATCCGCAAGGAGGGGAAGATCGGGCGCGTCTACTATCCGGCGCCGCACATGGACCACTCGAACCTGGAGTACTTCGAGGACGCCTACGCGATCGGCCCGGAGAAGATCATCGACACGTACGCGGCCGCCTCGCGGCACGTCGACCAGGGGTTGTCGTTGACGTTGTTCTTCCCGGCGGACGCCACCACCAGGGATATCAACAGGGCGCAAATCTACGCCTGGAGCAAGGGAATCAAGACCATCTACTACGTCCGCCTGCGCCAGGAGGCGCTGGAGGGCACCGAGGTCGAAGGCTGCGTGTCCTGCGCGCTGTGA